A single genomic interval of Rhododendron vialii isolate Sample 1 chromosome 3a, ASM3025357v1 harbors:
- the LOC131321080 gene encoding subtilisin-like protease SBT3: MRCDRKISLGSHHLLICVISRKREVHLHYSHGQVSHAQGHWPTPLVLLHRRFYQDRQPRNIRRPPIAGEILYTYDNAVHGFSAVLSKDEMETVKKSPGFLSAYGDKQVTVDTTHTFEFLLLNPVTGFWPASDYRKDVIIGVIDSGVWPESKSYHDEGMTMVPSKWKGTCVAGQEFNLSLCNLKLIGARYFNKGMIATNPNITISMNSARDTRGHRSHTSSIAAGNYIVEASYFGYATRTARGIAPKARLAIYKVTWDEGQYASDVIAGIDAAVSDGVDDRIVPCQK; the protein is encoded by the exons ATGAGGTGTGACCGGAAGATTTCTCTTGGCTCTCACCATCTTTTGATATGTGTCATCAGTAGAAAAAGAGAGGTCCACTTACATTATTCACATGGACAAGTCTCACATGCCCAAGGACACTGGCCCACACCACTGGTACTCCTCCACCGTCGATTCTATCAAGACCGCCAGCCCCGCAACATCCGACGGCCACCAATCGCCGGCGAGATTCTCTACACTTACGACAACGCCGTCCATGGGTTCAGTGCGGTGCTTTCCAAAGATGAGATGGAGACCGTGAAGAAGTCACCGGGGTTTCTGTCGGCTTACGGTGACAAGCAAGTGACGGTGGACACCACCCACACGTTCGAGTTCCTGTTGCTTAATCCGGTCACCGGGTTCTGGCCGGCGTCGGATTACAGGAAGGACGTCATCATCGGCGTGATCGACAGTGGCGTGTGGCCGGAGAGCAAGAGCTACCACGACGAGGGAATGACGATGGTTCCCTCAAAGTGGAAAGGAACTTGTGTGGCGGGACAGGAGTTCAACTTATCGTTGTGTAACTTGAAGCTTATCGGTGCTAG GTACTTCAACAAGGGCATGATAGCTACAAATCCCAACATAACAATCAGCATGAACTCCGCGAGGGACACCCGCGGCCACAGGTCCCACACTTCCTCCATCGCGGCCGGTAACTACATAGTCGAAGCCTCCTACTTCGGCTACGCGACCAGAACAGCCAGAGGCATCGCGCCCAAGGCCAGACTCGCCATCTACAAAGTCACATGGGACGAAGGCCAATACGCTTCCGACGTCATAGCCGGCATCGATGCGGCCGTTTCGGACGGGGTCGATGACCGcatcgttccgtgtcaaaaataa